Proteins from one Carassius auratus strain Wakin linkage group LG28B, ASM336829v1, whole genome shotgun sequence genomic window:
- the LOC113067744 gene encoding cytochrome P450 2K1-like yields the protein MAFFESLLQFSSTGTLLGALLLLLVLYLLSTGSKSQKEGKEPPGPKPLPLLGNLLTLDLKRPFDTFFELSKTYGNIFQVSLGPKKTVVLVGYKTVKEALVNQAEEFGERDIGHSFRIMNDEHGIVFSNGENWKEMRRFALSNLRDFGMGKRGSEEKIIEEIQYLKGEFDKFEGKPFDTTQPVNYAVSNIISSIVYGSRFEYTDPQFTEMVDRANENVRVGGSVSMMLYNIFPWLGPFLKNKRIVVNNIIKSRQQMTRLISALQETLNPQERRGFVDSFLIQKEKEEKSRKKDTYFHDENLMMSVINLFVAGTDTTGTTLRWGLMLMAKYPHIQDRVQEEIDRVIGGRQPVVEDRKKLPYTDAVIHETQRLANIVPLSLPHVTSCDVTFNGYFIKKGTTVIPLLMSVLKDPSEWEKPNSFYPEHFLDEKGQFVKRDAFMPFSAGRRVCLGESLARMELFLFFTSLLQSYRFTTPPGVSGDELDLKGVVGITLNPSPHKLCAIRRS from the exons ATGGCTTTTTTCGAGTCGCTGCTGCAGTTTTCCAGCACTGGTACATTACTGGGAGCTTTGCTGTTGCTTCTGGTTTTGTACTTGCTTTCTACTGGATCTAAATCTCAGAAAGAAGGGAAAGAGCCACCAGGACCCAAACCACTGCCGCTGCTGGGGAACCTGCTGACCCTTGACCTCAAGAGACCCTTTGACACATTTTTTGAG CTGTCTAAAACCTACGGGAACATCTTTCAAGTGTCTCTGGGTCCCAAAAAAACTGTGGTCTTAGTTGGATACAAAACCGTCAAAGAAGCTCTAGTGAACCAGGCTGAAGAGTTCGGCGAGAGAGATATTGGACATAGTTTCAGGATAATGAATGATGAGCATG GGATCGTGTTTTCCAATGGAGAGAACTGGAAAGAGATGCGACGCTTCGCTCTCAGCAACCTGAGGGACTTTGGGATGGGCAAAAGAGGAAGTGAAGAGAAAATCATAGAGGAAATTCAGTATCTGAAAGGAGAGTTTGATAAGTTTGAAG GGAAACCCTTCGACACGACACAGCCTGTGAACTACGCCGTGTCAAACATCATCTCATCTATCGTGTACGGCAGCAGATTTGAATACACAGACCCTCAGTTCACTGAAATGGTCGACAGAGCAAACGAAAACGTTCGGGTTGGTGGATCAGTTTCTATGATG CTTTACAACATATTTCCATGGTTGGGTCCGTTCCTGAAAAACAAAAGGATTGTTGTAAACAATATTATCAAAAGTAGACAACAGATGACAAGGTTGATCAGTGCGCTTCAGGAGACTCTGAATCCACAGGAACGCAGAGGATTCGTCGACTCCTTTCTCAtccagaaagagaaagaagag AAATCCAGGAAAAAGGACACATATTTTCATGATGAGAACCTTATGATGTCTGTGATAAATCTCTTTGTTGCTGGTACTGACACCACAGGAACAACTCTGCGCTGGGGTCTGATGCTCATGGCCAAATATCCTCATATTCAGG ATCGAGTTCAGGAGGAGATTGACAGAGTGATCGGTGGACGTCAGCCAGTGGTGGAAGACAGAAAGAAATTACCATACACAGATGCTGTGATCCATGAAACTCAAAGACTGGCAAACATAGTACCCTTGAGTCTACCACATGTCACCAGCTGTGATGTTACCTTCAATGGATACTTCATCAAGAAG GGCACCACTGTAATTCCTCTGCTGATGTCAGTTCTGAAGGATCCAAGCGAATGGGAAAAACCAAACAGTTTTTACCCAGAACACTTCCTTGATGAGAAGGGCCAGTTTGTCAAAAGAGATGCTTTCATGCCCTTTTCTGCAG GACGCAGGGTTTGTCTTGGAGAGAGTTTGGCCAGGATGGAGCTCTTCCTGTTCTTCACCTCCCTTCTTCAGAGCTACCGCTTCACAACTCCACCTGGAGTATCTGGAGATGAGCTGGATCTCAAAGGAGTAGTAGGAATAACTTTGAATCCATCCCCACACAAGCTGTGTGCGATCAGACGCTCATGA
- the LOC113067745 gene encoding cytochrome P450 2K1-like isoform X1: protein MALVETLLTHVSTTGALLAAVLLVLVVYLFSISSSSPEDPPGPKPLPLLGNLHLLDLRQLHMSLFNLSKKYGSVFTVHFGPKKFVVLAGYKTVKQALVNQAEEFGERDITPIFQDFNQGFGIVFANGDSWKAMRRFALSTLRDFGMGKKMSEEKIVDETRYLREVFEKFQGNPFDTTQPVNYAVSNIISAIVYGKRFEYEDPKFQNMVNKANKNIQMIGSVVIQIYNMCPALGPWMKTWRLLMKSRESLRREIKELVYVLQETLNPLESRGFIDSFLINKLSTQDSGETESHFHEQNLIITVSNLFAAGTDTTGTTLRWGLLLMAKYPHIQDRVQKEIDEILAGREPASEDRKNLPYTDAVIHEVQRLANIVPMNLPHMTSCDVSFNGYVIKKGTCVLPLLTSVLRDETEWETPDSFNPGHFLDENGQLRKRDAFIPFSAVIDLSGRRACLGESLARMELFLFFTSLLQRFRFTPPPGVSEDDLDLTPVVGLTLNPSPHKLCAISRTESQPN from the exons ATGGCTTTAGTGGAAACTCTTCTCACACATGTGTCCACCACAGGAGCTTTACTCGCTGCTGTGCTGTTGGTTTTGGTTGTTTATCTCTTCTCCATCAGCTCCAGCTCTCCAGAAGATCCTCCAGGACCCAAACCACTGCCTCTCCTGGGGAACCTGCACCTACTGGACCTCAGACAACTTCACATGAGCCTCTTCAAC TTGTCCAAGAAATATGGGTCGGTGTTCACAGTGCATTTTGGACCCAAGAAGTTTGTGGTTCTGGCAGGATACAAGACAGTTAAACAAGCACTCGTGAACCAGGCGGAAGAATTTGGGGAAAGAGACATTACCCCCATATTCCAGGATTTCAATCAAGGATTCG GAATCGTCTTTGCTAATGGAGACAGCTGGAAGGCTATGAGAAGATTCGCTCTTTCAACTCTTCGGGACTTTGGAATGGGCAAGAAAATGAGTGAAGAGAAAATAGTGGATGAGACGCGTTATCTGCGGGAAGTGTTTGAGAAGTTTCAAG GAAATCCATTTGATACGACCCAACCGGTGAATTACGCCGTCTCCAACATCATCTCAGCTATTGTTTATGGGAAACGGTTTGAGTATGAGGACCCAAAGTTTCAGAACATGGTGAACAAGGCCAACAAGAACATTCAGATGATTGGTTCTGTTGTGATACAG ATCTATAACATGTGTCCGGCTCTTGGTCCCTGGATGAAGACGTGGAGGCTGCTAATGAAAAGTAGGGAAAGCCTCAGAAGAGAAATAAAGGAGCTGGTGTACGTCTTACAGGAGACTTTGAACCCGCTTGAGAGCAGAGGATTCATTGATTCGTTCCTCATCAACAAACTAAGCACACAA GATTCTGGAGAAACCGAGTCACACTTCCACGAGCAGAATCTGATCATTACCGTGTCAAACCTGTTTGCTGCTGGCACAGACACGACCGGCACGACGCTGCGCTGGGGTCTGCTGCTCATGGCCAAGTACCCTCACATACAAG ATCGAGTTCAGAAGGAGATCGACGAGATACTTGCTGGCCGTGAACCTGCATCAGAGGACAGAAAAAACTTACCATACACAGATGCTGTGATTCATGAAGTCCAGAGACTGGCTAATATTGTACCCATGAATCTCCCTCATATGACCAGCTGTGACGTTTCCTTCAATGGCTACGTCATCAAGAAG GGGACATGTGTTCTGCCGCTGCTGACGTCTGTGTTGAGGGATGAGACTGAGTGGGAGACACCAGACTCCTTTAACCCTGGACACTTTCTAGATGAGAACGGTCAGCTGAGGAAACGAGACGCCTTCATACCCTTCTCTGCAG TCATTGATCTTTCAGGCCGCAGGGCTTGTCTTGGAGAGAGTTTGGCCAGGATGGAGCTCTTCCTGTTCTTCACCTCCCTCCTTCAGCGTTTCCGCTTCACTCCTCCTCCAGGagtgtctgaagatgatctggatCTCACTCCAGTCGTGGGTTTGACTTTGAACCCTTCACCTCACAAACTGTGTGCAATCAGTAGAACCGAAAGTCAACCAAACTGA
- the LOC113067745 gene encoding cytochrome P450 2K1-like isoform X2, with the protein MALVETLLTHVSTTGALLAAVLLVLVVYLFSISSSSPEDPPGPKPLPLLGNLHLLDLRQLHMSLFNLSKKYGSVFTVHFGPKKFVVLAGYKTVKQALVNQAEEFGERDITPIFQDFNQGFGIVFANGDSWKAMRRFALSTLRDFGMGKKMSEEKIVDETRYLREVFEKFQGNPFDTTQPVNYAVSNIISAIVYGKRFEYEDPKFQNMVNKANKNIQMIGSVVIQIYNMCPALGPWMKTWRLLMKSRESLRREIKELVYVLQETLNPLESRGFIDSFLINKLSTQDSGETESHFHEQNLIITVSNLFAAGTDTTGTTLRWGLLLMAKYPHIQDRVQKEIDEILAGREPASEDRKNLPYTDAVIHEVQRLANIVPMNLPHMTSCDVSFNGYVIKKGTCVLPLLTSVLRDETEWETPDSFNPGHFLDENGQLRKRDAFIPFSAGRRACLGESLARMELFLFFTSLLQRFRFTPPPGVSEDDLDLTPVVGLTLNPSPHKLCAISRTESQPN; encoded by the exons ATGGCTTTAGTGGAAACTCTTCTCACACATGTGTCCACCACAGGAGCTTTACTCGCTGCTGTGCTGTTGGTTTTGGTTGTTTATCTCTTCTCCATCAGCTCCAGCTCTCCAGAAGATCCTCCAGGACCCAAACCACTGCCTCTCCTGGGGAACCTGCACCTACTGGACCTCAGACAACTTCACATGAGCCTCTTCAAC TTGTCCAAGAAATATGGGTCGGTGTTCACAGTGCATTTTGGACCCAAGAAGTTTGTGGTTCTGGCAGGATACAAGACAGTTAAACAAGCACTCGTGAACCAGGCGGAAGAATTTGGGGAAAGAGACATTACCCCCATATTCCAGGATTTCAATCAAGGATTCG GAATCGTCTTTGCTAATGGAGACAGCTGGAAGGCTATGAGAAGATTCGCTCTTTCAACTCTTCGGGACTTTGGAATGGGCAAGAAAATGAGTGAAGAGAAAATAGTGGATGAGACGCGTTATCTGCGGGAAGTGTTTGAGAAGTTTCAAG GAAATCCATTTGATACGACCCAACCGGTGAATTACGCCGTCTCCAACATCATCTCAGCTATTGTTTATGGGAAACGGTTTGAGTATGAGGACCCAAAGTTTCAGAACATGGTGAACAAGGCCAACAAGAACATTCAGATGATTGGTTCTGTTGTGATACAG ATCTATAACATGTGTCCGGCTCTTGGTCCCTGGATGAAGACGTGGAGGCTGCTAATGAAAAGTAGGGAAAGCCTCAGAAGAGAAATAAAGGAGCTGGTGTACGTCTTACAGGAGACTTTGAACCCGCTTGAGAGCAGAGGATTCATTGATTCGTTCCTCATCAACAAACTAAGCACACAA GATTCTGGAGAAACCGAGTCACACTTCCACGAGCAGAATCTGATCATTACCGTGTCAAACCTGTTTGCTGCTGGCACAGACACGACCGGCACGACGCTGCGCTGGGGTCTGCTGCTCATGGCCAAGTACCCTCACATACAAG ATCGAGTTCAGAAGGAGATCGACGAGATACTTGCTGGCCGTGAACCTGCATCAGAGGACAGAAAAAACTTACCATACACAGATGCTGTGATTCATGAAGTCCAGAGACTGGCTAATATTGTACCCATGAATCTCCCTCATATGACCAGCTGTGACGTTTCCTTCAATGGCTACGTCATCAAGAAG GGGACATGTGTTCTGCCGCTGCTGACGTCTGTGTTGAGGGATGAGACTGAGTGGGAGACACCAGACTCCTTTAACCCTGGACACTTTCTAGATGAGAACGGTCAGCTGAGGAAACGAGACGCCTTCATACCCTTCTCTGCAG GCCGCAGGGCTTGTCTTGGAGAGAGTTTGGCCAGGATGGAGCTCTTCCTGTTCTTCACCTCCCTCCTTCAGCGTTTCCGCTTCACTCCTCCTCCAGGagtgtctgaagatgatctggatCTCACTCCAGTCGTGGGTTTGACTTTGAACCCTTCACCTCACAAACTGTGTGCAATCAGTAGAACCGAAAGTCAACCAAACTGA